TTTCCTTTTTTAACTGaattaagctttttttttaatgaagctaAAGTAAAGAACACTTAAGTTCATTAAGTTATGGGGACAAATATTGATTAAGTGAAAAGCTCAAAACATATTATTTAATATGGCCCTGGATAAAGTCTATGACCATGTATCTATTACTCAACACACTGGCCGCTGTACTTTTACACACCAATTAAagtattttgtattttgttttcttcCCAAGTCAAGAAGTTCTATTGCACACTGAAATGGGATGTttgtcttaataataataataataataataataataataataataataataataataaattttaaaatCTTTTTTGTGTCTATTACCAACAAATTCCCATAATGTGGAGTGGAGTGTATAGCACAAGCACCATTAAATGTTGATTGAATgattgactttatttatttatttatttatttttactatgtTTAAACTTCTGAATTAGCTAGTGTACATAGAATCCCAGTGTCCAAAGCAAATTCATGTGCTGAGTCAGTACTATACTGGGAAAGCAAATATGTTATGATTAATAAAGGACATGGGAAGTCTAAGCATCACTAAAAAGACAATcacatttttttcttattttgtttccTTTGAACTCGATAAGAAATTTGAAAATGGTCAAACATGACATTCATGGAAAGTATATACATTGAGCAGGGGGAATGCATTTTAGAAAACATCAGACCTCCTTTGATTTTGGCTCATGTGTGTAACTATACCATAGAGGATTTGCATTTCCATGTATAAAAATAACATTCAATCCTTCCTGTTCATCCAAATCACAGATTAGACCACACACATGTGCTCCTATTCATCCTCTGTACTCTAGAGTGGCATATAAATGGAGTCAATATTTACTCTCCTGCACATGCTAACAGCCATCATAAATTTCTCCAGAGCTAATGAAACTACTTGTAGCCTGCGAGGAGATCTTGCATACCCACATTTTTCAAAGAATGGTGATATCATAGTTGGAGGTATTTTTCCATTCTATAGTAGTTGGGAATTCACAGACTTGTCCTATTCGGTTATGCCACCACCAATAAAGTGCACAAGGTAAGCATTATTTATAAAAAGACCATTAATGTAATTCATTGAGCATTTACTATGATAAATTACTATGCTGTTACTATGATACTATACTTTTATTTAATACTTAAATGATGGATTTGCCATGCcgtctgatttatttttttattcatttttatcagTTTAGATTTCAGATCCTTTCAGTACACACAGTCCTTGATCTTTGCAGTAGAAGAGATTAACAACAGTTCCTCTTTGCTTCCTGGAGTCTCACTGGGCTACAAGATCTTTGACACTTGTAGTTCTTCAGCAATGGGAGTTAAAGTGGCAATGACACTTATTAATGGAAATGAGAACTCAGTTGCACATTGGGTCTGCACAAAGCCAGCCCAGGTGCAAGCCATGATAGGTGACACATACTCAGCGGTGTCCACAGCGATAGCAATGAGTATTGGACCTTTCAACATCCCCATAGTAAGAATTTATGCCAGTTTATTAGTAATATGAATACAACAACACTGTTTTAAAAGTTCGAGAGACATTACAGCTGAAAAGTCATTGTTATAGCTCACTTTTGGTGCATTGTACTGTGCAAAATGAGTTCTGCAACATGACGCCTGAGTTGTCTGTAATAATGTAATTTCAGATCAGTCACTCTTCCACCTGTGAATGTCTCAGTGACAAAAAGAAATATCCCTCATTTCTGCGCACAATTCCCAGTGACTATCACCAATCCAGGGCCCTGGCAGAGATGGTCAAGCACTTTGGCTGGACCTGGGTGGGAGCAATAAGAAGAGATGATGATTATGGTAACACTGGGATGGCTACATTTACTAAAGTTGCAGAACAATTGGGCATATGCTTAGAATATTCCCTCCCATTTTTTAGAACCTACTCACAAGAAAGGGTGCTAAAAATTGTAGAGCAAATAAAAAGCTCCACTTCTCGAGTAATAGTGGGATTTCTTGCTCACTGGGATTGGGAGATTTTGGTGCATGTATTTACTAAACACAACATCACTGGATACCAATGGGTGGGAACTGAGGGTTGGATTGCGGATCCAATAGTGGCCACAATGGATAAGCAAAATATACTGCAAGGAGCCATAGGACTTGCGATTTCCAAAACAACAGTAACAGGTCTAGAGGACTTTATTCTTGATATAAAACCACTGAAATCTGTAGGCAGTGCCATTTTTACTAAATTTTGGGAAGCTCTGTTTAATTGTAAGTATACAATGCAGAATGATTCAAGAGGCTTACCAGTATGCACAGGAGAAGAAAATCTGTTTGAAGTGGAAAATACTTTCACTGACATGTCTTTGATGCCTGTTATCAGTAATGTATATAAAGGAGTTTATGCCATTGGCCATACCCTACATGACCTACTTGGCTGCAAACAAACTTGTCCTACAAAGAAGCAACCTGATCCTCTCACTGTGAGTTAAAAGTGGTGCTATGACACTGTTTTTGCACAAAGGCTAGCTTTGGTACACACGTGTTGGAAAACCAAGTCATAATGCACTTTATGAATAGTGCAGTTTTGCTTAATATAGATAACTTATATATTTTAAAAGTTTTATTAACACATGAACTAACTTTGAttttaaatattgttttttttagtTCCTTGAACACATCAAAAAGATGCATTTCAAGACCAAAGATGGTGAAAATATTAATTTTGATAAAAATGGTGATCCTGCAGGAAAATATGAAATCATAAACTGGCAAACAAATGAAGAACACATACATAAATTTGTTACTGTTGGGTTTTATGATTCTACTTTTCCTGGTCCGAGTCGTTTAAATGTAAACATGACCTCTATTATTTGGGCAAAAAATACTGATCAAGTGAGTATAAGGAGAATTAGAATTGTATGAAGATagatcttggggggggggggatttattTGTCATTTTCTATCGTTTTAATACAATATCATATATtgtgtatatacagtgtatatatatatatatatatatatatatatatatatatatatatatatatatatatatatatatgccttgGTCCTAGGTACCCAAATCTGTATGCAGTGACAGCTGCCCACCTGGAACAAGGAAAGCTGTGCAAAAAGGAAAGCCAATCTGCTGCTTTGACTGCATACCATGTGCTGCAGGAGAATTTAGTAATATGACAGGTACAAAACAAAATCTTGATGTTGTGACAATTACAGTTCAATTTTCAAAAAAATACTATTTAAGAGTTTGCAATGGTCACCTAAAATTTTGCAGTCAAGGTTATAATACAAAATTATTCAATCATTTTTGTGAAtacacataaaataattttaggaGTATGCTTTTGCTATGCAACTTTATCCATTTCAGGTCCTGGAGAtatataatacaattaacattcaGAATATTCAGAATGCCATGTCCTTCAAAAGCTTTTGTAAAAGgtcttatgtattcaattataatgtaataaatacaatataatacattattgttctttccaaaacacttaaaataacaaacaaaattTCAAATAACTTTTAGCTTTACATTACTTAAATTTATACAGTACATTTTACTGAAAAATGAGTGTTTAATATATAATGTCATGTAATATGACAGTGTACACTTTTTACCCTAAACTCAGCCTTCACTGTTTAAAGTCAATAGATTTCAAGAGATGGTGACTGTTAATTGGAGATTAATCTTAAGACAGCAAATCAGCTTTATTAACTTGTCACATATTTTAAATTCTATTTATTATTTCCCAAACATATCTAACTTTTTTCTTTGTGTTACTCTTTTTTTATGTCTTCATTACAGATTCTCTTGAATGTAAACAATGTCAGCAGGAATACTGGTCAAATCCACAGAAGGATAAATGTGTCATGAAAGAAATTGAATATCTGTCATATGAGGAAACTATGGGAATACTGCTCACAGTTATTTCTGTTGTTGGTACATTTATGACAGTGATAATAGCAGTCATATTTATTAAATATAAAAACACTTCAATAGTCAAAGCCAACAATTCTGAACTGAGTTTCCTGCTGCTCTTTGCACTGGCTCTCTGTTTCCTTTGTTCGCTTACTTTCATTGGACGGCCCTCTGAATGGTCCTGTATGCTGCGCCACACAGCATTTGGGATCACTTTTGTCCTATGCATTTCCTGCATTCTTGGAAAAACAATGGTGGTATTAATGGCCTTCAAGGCAACGCTTCCAGGAAGTAATATCATGAAATGGTTTGGACCTCCACAACAGAGACTTAGTGTACTTGCATTCACTCTAATACAGGTTCTAATCTGTGTAATTTGGTTAACAACATCACCTCCTTTTCCTTTCAAAAACCTAAATCACTACAAAGAAAAGATAATTCTGGAATGTCATTTGGGCTCAACCATAGGATTTTGGGCTGTGCTGGGTTATATTGGACTTTTGGCTCTTTTATGTTTTGTTTTGGCTTTTCTGGCTCGGAAGTTGCCTGATAATTTTAATGAAGCTAAATTCATCACGTTCAGCATGCTCATATTCTGTGCCGTCTGGATCACTTTTATTCCAGCTTATGTCAGTTCACCTGGGAAATTTACTGTAGCTGTGGAAATATTTGCCATTTTGGCATCAAGCTTTGGTTTGTTATTCTGTATCTTTCTTCCAAAATGTTACATAATTATACTAAAACCAGAGAAGAATACGAAAAAGCAACTTATGGGGAAATATGCCAGTTGAATAAGCTAACAGTCCAAATGTTATGTAATATAATAATATTATGGCCCAAATTTAAAATAATATGGCCCAATATAACGCATATGACAAAGTAACCATAACTAAACTCATTTAATATTTTAACATTCAGGTCTGTTCTGAATTTTTACTCACTTAATAATggattttttgtattttgttttctcCCCCACTTAAAAAGTCTTGTGGCTCATTGAAATCAGGTATCAGCCTTAATAAATATACATTtcatttttgaaatgtttatttTGTATCATTTTCCAAAAATTCAGATAATGTGGGGTTTAGTATGTAACACAAGCACTGTTTACAcaaaaagattgattgattgaataaataaatgaattacaTACTTTTGAATACATGTACATATATATGCATCCAGTCAAGCCGAAAAGTCTGCACacacctttcaccttctccacattttattacattacagacttattttacaatagattgagttaattttttttgtcataaaattctacacaaagtagcccataatgacaaagtgaatgcagggtttagacatttgtgctaatttattaaaaatcaaaatgtaaaatatcatattagAGAACTTtgcgtgggtgggtggagcacagaagtacggcaggccagaactgagtttccaaaactctttatttttgcacttttcagtgactttacgctctcccagccacacatgcatacacacacacaagtcatctggttggggagagagcccccatcctctgctcgctctctccttttatagggcatggtcactggggaaaacacacaaacacaggtgaattgacatcaggtgcagtgattctgccacttaccttccctgactctgccctccattcacagaccgattcttgaccacgcccccgctgccacatacccccaccacccgactcaggctgggcagccgtctggcctgcagcagactccccccccttgacgggagaggaagtccgccatgaccatctgcacccccggcctgtggaccaccttgaagttaaagggctggagtgccagataccaacgggtgatccgcacgttggcatccttcatgcggtggagccactggaggggcgcgtggtctgaacagagggtgaaagggtgtcccagcaggtagtagcggagggtgaggaccacccacttgatggccaggcactccttctctatcatgctgtagcgaccctcacgcaccaacagctttctgttgatgtacagcactgggcgatcctccccctccacctcctgggacagaacagcccccagccctctgtccgacgcatctgtctgcaacataaaggggagaaaaaagtcaggggagtgtaacagtggcccccccacccagtgcagcctttacctcagagaaagcccgctggcattgctccgtccactggactgtatctggtgccccctttttagtgagatcagtcagcgcgctggtaacatccgaataattaggtataaacctacgatagtagccagccagccccaggaactgtctcaccccctttttggtcttgggcctcgggcaggccacaattgctgctgtcttattaatttggggatgcacctgcccattgcccaagtggaagcccagataccgtacttccacccacccaatcacacacttcttctggTTGGCTGTGAGACTCGCTCGCCTTagcgacccaaggatggcccttaggtgttgcagatgccatggccagtcattactatagattataatatcgtctaagtatgcagccgcataggtggcgtgggggcggaggaccctgtccataagccgctggaacgtagcgggcaccccaaacagcacaaaaggaagtgtgacaaattggtgtaagccaaatggtgtggagaaggccgttttttctcgggataatggagtcaaggggatctgccaataaccctttctcaaatccagtgttgaataaaagcaagccgtgcctagtcgatccagcaactcatcaatacgaggcattgggtacgcattgaatttagacaccacattgacttttctatagtccacacagaaccggaccgacccgtcggccttgggaaccaagaccaccgggctgctccagtcactgtgggactcctcgacgatgcccatgtcgagcatggccttgagttcttcccgaaccacctttttcttgtgttcgggcagcctgtaagggcggctgcacactaccacccccgggggcatctcaatatgGTGTTTTATGAggagggtgcagccgggcaggggcgagaacacgtccgaaaattaggtctgcaactgggcaacctcagtgagttgggtcggggagaggtggtctccacaggggaccggagaggtaagtgatgtcaatgttcccttttgaacctccggccccagctctgccttctccggaaccagcgacaccaatgccacggggaccttctcattccaaagtttgagcagattgaggtggtaaatcctcACCCCACCCCTGCCCATTTGCCTTGCCTCATAGTTGATGTctctgactcgccatgtgacctcaaagggtccttgccacttggcgatcaagttGGAGCTTGAAGTAGGCAAcagcatgagtactttatctctcggtgcaaactccctaaggtgcttacccctgtcgtacaggccgatttgccattcttgggcctgccacaaattctcctgggttaggtgtgtgagtgtgtggagttttgcgtgcaggccaagaacgtattgaatttcatttttgctcgttgaaggtccctccttccaattttcctgcagtataTCTCGGATGccccgcagcttacgcccatataataatttgaatggggagaaccccgtggaggcttgtgggacctctcacactgcgaataacaggggttcgagccatttatcccaattgcttgCATCCTcgcatacaaactttttaattatgttcttgagggtgcgattgaaccatttgactaaaccgtctgtttgtgggtgataaacgctggtgcggatcggcttaattcctagtagcccata
The genomic region above belongs to Neoarius graeffei isolate fNeoGra1 chromosome 6, fNeoGra1.pri, whole genome shotgun sequence and contains:
- the LOC132888368 gene encoding extracellular calcium-sensing receptor-like, which translates into the protein MESIFTLLHMLTAIINFSRANETTCSLRGDLAYPHFSKNGDIIVGGIFPFYSSWEFTDLSYSVMPPPIKCTSLDFRSFQYTQSLIFAVEEINNSSSLLPGVSLGYKIFDTCSSSAMGVKVAMTLINGNENSVAHWVCTKPAQVQAMIGDTYSAVSTAIAMSIGPFNIPIISHSSTCECLSDKKKYPSFLRTIPSDYHQSRALAEMVKHFGWTWVGAIRRDDDYGNTGMATFTKVAEQLGICLEYSLPFFRTYSQERVLKIVEQIKSSTSRVIVGFLAHWDWEILVHVFTKHNITGYQWVGTEGWIADPIVATMDKQNILQGAIGLAISKTTVTGLEDFILDIKPLKSVGSAIFTKFWEALFNCKYTMQNDSRGLPVCTGEENLFEVENTFTDMSLMPVISNVYKGVYAIGHTLHDLLGCKQTCPTKKQPDPLTFLEHIKKMHFKTKDGENINFDKNGDPAGKYEIINWQTNEEHIHKFVTVGFYDSTFPGPSRLNVNMTSIIWAKNTDQVPKSVCSDSCPPGTRKAVQKGKPICCFDCIPCAAGEFSNMTDSLECKQCQQEYWSNPQKDKCVMKEIEYLSYEETMGILLTVISVVGTFMTVIIAVIFIKYKNTSIVKANNSELSFLLLFALALCFLCSLTFIGRPSEWSCMLRHTAFGITFVLCISCILGKTMVVLMAFKATLPGSNIMKWFGPPQQRLSVLAFTLIQVLICVIWLTTSPPFPFKNLNHYKEKIILECHLGSTIGFWAVLGYIGLLALLCFVLAFLARKLPDNFNEAKFITFSMLIFCAVWITFIPAYVSSPGKFTVAVEIFAILASSFGLLFCIFLPKCYIIILKPEKNTKKQLMGKYAS